One window of Papaver somniferum cultivar HN1 chromosome 9, ASM357369v1, whole genome shotgun sequence genomic DNA carries:
- the LOC113308971 gene encoding protein SODIUM POTASSIUM ROOT DEFECTIVE 1-like, whose product MKGIDLFCSSSASTAICSSMDQRSMVRNRHLGGNRRPFDHHQHRRGDSHGRSSVDSGSRRSRRKGSTRILTSTTSITHPVSTNNNPKHNHHHSTSGNTRKTSTKPTISHGHDNSLLDSSRYLLSDTTFLDDHQYSTEMDMPVSASVPRRQRPSRSAHALGHYLNEPQSSPPPSSRSRALVPLDEPSSVRSTPGYNEEQPRLSSSSSRSRALVPRHHEEQPRLSSSSSSSRNRALVPHHEPLPSPSRTRALVRHEQSSSSLKSQALVPRDHNDQFSSKTRSVNRFSADSSPALLPAPHQVVVLRVSLHCKGCEAKVRKHVSRMEGVTSYNIDFANKKVTVTGDVTPLGVLTSVSKVKNAEFWPSTSSTTSSPTSN is encoded by the exons ATGAAAGGAATAGATCTTTTTTGTTCATCTTCAGCTTCAACAGCAATATGTTCAAGTATGGATCAAAGATCCATGGTCCGCAATCGTCATCTCGGCGGCAACAGAAGACCCTTTGATCATCACCAGCATCGTCGTGGTGATTCGCACGGAAGATCATCGGTAGACAGTGGATCAAGAAGATCGAGAAGAAAAGGAAGTACTAGAATTCTAACTTCTACTACTAGTATCACTCATCCAGTATCCACAAACAATAACCCCAAACACAATCACCACCATAGTACCAGTGGTAACACTAGGAAGACGTCTACCAAGCCAACTATCAGTCATGGGCATGACAATAGTCTTCTTGACTCTTCTAGATACTTATTGAGTGACACTACTTTCCTCGACGATCATCAGTACTCAACCGAAATGGATATGCCCGTTTCGGCTTCAGTTCCTCGCCGTCAACGTCCTTCAAGGTCTGCGCACGCTTTGGGTCATTATCTTAATGAACCACAGTCATCGCCACCACCATCGTCAAGGTCACGGGCTTTGGTTCCCCTTGACGAACCGTCTTCAGTAAGGTCAACCCCTGGTTACAATGAAGAACAACCACGgttgtcatcatcatcatcgagaTCTCGTGCTCTGGTACCTCGTCATCATGAAGAACAACCGcggttatcatcatcatcatcatcatcgagaAATCGCGCTTTGGTACCTCATCATGAACCACTACCATCTCCATCAAGAACGCGTGCTTTGGTTCGCCATGAACAATCTTCTTCATCATTAAAATCACAGGCGTTGGTCCCTCGTGATCACAACGACCAATTTTCATCGAAAACACGGTCTGTTAATAGGTTTTCAGCAGATTCATCTCCTGCTTTACTACCTGCTCCTCATCAG GTTGTGGTTTTGAGGGTATCCCTCCACTGCAAGGGCTGTGAAGCTAAAGTTAGGAAACATGTCTCTAGAATGGAAG GGGTGACATCTTATAATATCGATTTTGCGAACAAAAAAGTGACGGTCACCGGAGATGTAACGCCACTGGGAGTCCTCACTAGTGTCTCAAAGGTAAAGAACGCGGAATTCTGGCCTTCTACTTCGTCGACAACATCGTCACCGACCTCCAATTAG